In Pseudomonas putida, a genomic segment contains:
- a CDS encoding bile acid:sodium symporter family protein, with protein sequence MKYVRMLFDNFTLALLSVVAIATVLPCSGDGAVYFGWLTNLAIGLLFFLHGAKLSREAIIAGAGHWRLHLLVFSCTFVLFPLLGMAFKPLFVPLVGNELYLGILYLCALPATVQSAIAFTSLARGNVPAAICSAAASSLIGIFLTPLLVMMLLGAAGDTGSGLDAVLKITLQLLVPFVAGQIARRWIGAWVKQNARWLKLVDQGSILLVVYTAFSEAVVTGLWHTVSPQHLAGLFAVCGILLAVVLFGTRLLGKLFGFSLEDRITILFAGSKKSLATGVPMAQVLFVGSGIGAMILPLMLFHQIQLMVCAVLAQRYASREEPVEQATAASR encoded by the coding sequence ATGAAGTATGTGCGCATGTTGTTCGACAACTTCACTTTGGCCTTGCTTAGCGTGGTAGCGATCGCCACCGTGTTGCCTTGTTCGGGCGATGGCGCGGTGTATTTCGGCTGGCTGACCAACCTGGCGATCGGCCTGCTGTTCTTCCTGCACGGTGCCAAGCTGTCGCGTGAAGCCATCATTGCCGGGGCCGGGCACTGGCGTCTGCACCTGCTGGTGTTCTCCTGCACCTTCGTGTTGTTCCCGTTGCTGGGCATGGCATTCAAGCCGCTGTTCGTGCCGCTGGTGGGTAACGAGTTGTACCTCGGTATTCTCTACCTGTGCGCCTTGCCAGCCACGGTGCAGTCGGCCATCGCCTTCACTTCGTTGGCACGCGGCAACGTACCGGCTGCCATTTGCAGCGCTGCCGCCTCCAGCCTGATCGGCATTTTCCTCACGCCATTGCTGGTGATGATGTTGCTGGGCGCTGCGGGTGATACAGGTTCCGGCCTGGACGCCGTGCTGAAGATCACCTTGCAGCTGCTGGTACCGTTCGTGGCCGGGCAGATCGCACGGCGCTGGATCGGTGCCTGGGTCAAGCAGAACGCCCGCTGGCTGAAGCTGGTCGATCAGGGGTCGATCCTGCTGGTGGTCTATACCGCATTCAGCGAAGCGGTGGTCACTGGCTTGTGGCACACGGTGTCGCCCCAGCACCTGGCAGGCCTGTTCGCTGTCTGCGGCATCCTGTTGGCAGTGGTGCTGTTCGGCACCCGGTTGCTCGGCAAGTTGTTTGGCTTCAGCCTCGAAGATCGCATCACCATCCTGTTCGCCGGCTCCAAGAAGAGCTTGGCAACCGGGGTGCCGATGGCGCAGGTATTGTTCGTGGGCAGTGGTATCGGCGCGATGATCTTGCCGTTGATGCTGTTCCATCAGATCCAGTTGATGGTCTGCGCGGTGCTGGCGCAACGCTACGCCAGCCGTGAGGAGCCGGTCGAGCAGGCGACCGCTGCGTCCCGCTAG
- the ampC gene encoding class C beta-lactamase, with amino-acid sequence MSLTRLTLTLLALASPLAQAADALQAQVDQIIEPLMKAEGIAGMAVAVYANGQSHYFSYGVASKRERTPVSADTLFEVGSLSKTYTATLAALASAEGELDLYAPAERYQPALAGSALGKASVLELGAYSADCLPLQFPEPVHTDEQALAFLRQWQAKAAPGTQRCYSNPSLGLFGDLAARASKQPFADLMTQGLLPRMGLRHTYLEVPANAQGLYAQGYDAQNRPVRVSPGPFADAAYGIKTSARDLLRYARLHMQPAELAPALRRAVAITQQGYFEVGAMTQGLGWERYPYPASLQTLIDGNGARMVREPQATHRLDPALPRLPAAWYNKTGSTNGFGAYVAFVPAEDKAIILLANRNFPNEARVRAAYQILSETGR; translated from the coding sequence ATGTCACTGACCCGCCTCACCCTGACCCTGCTGGCCCTGGCCAGCCCCTTGGCGCAGGCCGCCGACGCGCTGCAAGCCCAGGTCGACCAGATCATCGAGCCACTGATGAAAGCCGAAGGCATAGCCGGCATGGCCGTGGCGGTGTACGCCAACGGCCAGTCGCATTACTTCAGCTACGGCGTGGCCAGCAAACGCGAGCGCACGCCAGTGAGCGCCGACACGCTGTTCGAGGTCGGTTCACTGAGCAAGACCTACACTGCCACGCTCGCCGCGCTGGCCAGCGCCGAGGGCGAACTCGACCTGTACGCTCCCGCCGAACGCTACCAACCCGCTCTTGCCGGCAGCGCATTGGGCAAGGCCAGCGTGTTGGAGCTCGGGGCCTATAGCGCCGACTGCCTGCCCCTGCAGTTTCCCGAGCCAGTGCACACCGACGAGCAAGCCCTGGCATTCTTGCGCCAATGGCAGGCAAAGGCTGCGCCTGGCACCCAGCGCTGCTACTCCAACCCCAGCCTCGGGTTGTTCGGCGACCTGGCCGCCCGCGCCAGCAAACAGCCCTTCGCCGACCTGATGACCCAGGGCCTGCTCCCGCGAATGGGCTTGCGGCATACCTACCTGGAGGTCCCGGCCAACGCCCAGGGCCTCTACGCACAGGGCTACGATGCGCAGAATCGTCCCGTACGCGTGAGCCCAGGTCCTTTCGCCGATGCCGCCTATGGCATCAAGACCAGCGCCCGCGACCTGCTGCGCTACGCCCGTCTGCACATGCAGCCGGCCGAGTTGGCTCCAGCACTTCGCAGGGCCGTGGCCATCACCCAGCAGGGCTACTTCGAGGTAGGCGCGATGACCCAGGGCCTGGGCTGGGAGCGCTATCCCTACCCCGCTTCGCTGCAAACGCTGATCGACGGCAACGGCGCGCGAATGGTCCGCGAACCGCAGGCCACCCACCGCCTGGATCCGGCGCTGCCGCGCCTGCCAGCGGCCTGGTACAACAAAACGGGGTCTACCAACGGTTTCGGGGCCTACGTGGCGTTCGTTCCTGCCGAAGACAAGGCGATCATCCTGCTGGCGAACCGCAATTTCCCCAACGAAGCGAGGGTGCGCGCCGCCTACCAGATCCTTTCCGAAACCGGTCGATGA
- a CDS encoding EamA family transporter translates to MPLKDLLIALVVIIAWGVNFVVIKVGLDGLPPMLLGALRFMLVAFPAIFLVKRPNLPWRWLIAYGATISLGQFAFLFQAMYSGMPPGLASLVLQSQAFFTLGFAALFLGERLRLASVLGLLVAASGLALIGSEDSGHVPFVALLLTLCGGAMWGMGNIITRRFGSVNLVALVIWGGLIPPLPFLALSWWLEGPERIGQALAHISWSSILALAYLAFVATMLGYSLWSKLLSRHPAGKVAPFSLLVPVIGLSSSAWLLGERLTPMQGWGALLVMAGLLVNVFGPKLGQRLRAASAQ, encoded by the coding sequence ATGCCGCTCAAGGACCTGCTGATCGCGCTGGTGGTGATCATCGCGTGGGGAGTCAATTTCGTGGTGATCAAGGTCGGTCTCGACGGTCTGCCGCCGATGCTGCTGGGCGCGCTGCGATTCATGCTGGTCGCTTTTCCGGCGATCTTTCTGGTGAAGCGGCCGAACCTGCCGTGGCGCTGGCTGATCGCCTACGGCGCGACCATCTCGCTGGGTCAGTTCGCCTTCCTGTTCCAGGCCATGTACAGCGGTATGCCGCCTGGACTGGCCTCGTTGGTGCTGCAGTCACAGGCGTTCTTCACCCTGGGCTTTGCCGCATTGTTTCTCGGCGAGCGTCTGCGCCTGGCCAGCGTGCTGGGCTTGCTGGTGGCGGCCAGTGGCCTGGCGCTGATCGGCAGCGAGGACAGCGGCCATGTGCCGTTCGTGGCCTTGCTGCTGACCCTGTGTGGCGGGGCCATGTGGGGGATGGGCAACATCATCACCCGCCGTTTTGGCTCGGTGAACCTGGTGGCCCTGGTGATCTGGGGCGGCTTGATTCCGCCGCTGCCGTTCCTGGCGCTGTCGTGGTGGCTGGAAGGCCCCGAGCGCATCGGCCAGGCCCTTGCCCACATCAGCTGGAGTTCGATCCTGGCCTTGGCCTACCTGGCATTCGTCGCCACCATGCTTGGCTATAGCCTGTGGAGCAAGTTGCTGTCGCGCCACCCGGCCGGCAAGGTCGCACCGTTCTCGCTGCTGGTGCCGGTGATTGGCCTGAGCTCCTCGGCCTGGCTGCTGGGCGAGCGCCTGACGCCAATGCAGGGCTGGGGTGCCTTGTTGGTGATGGCCGGCCTGCTGGTCAACGTGTTCGGGCCCAAGCTGGGCCAGCGACTGCGCGCAGCGAGCGCGCAGTAG
- the yghU gene encoding glutathione-dependent disulfide-bond oxidoreductase, which translates to MSKPPYVPPEVWSNDAASGGQFASINRPVAGATHDKDLPVGKHPLQLYSLATPNGVKVTIALEELLALGHADAEYDAWLIRIGEGDQFGGGFVQVNPNSKIPALLDRSVEPPIRVFESGSILLYLAEKFGALLPKAPAARTETLNWLFWQMGAAPYLGGGFGHFYVYAPEKIEYAINRFTMEAKRQLDVLDRRLAESRYLGGDEYSIADIAVWPWYGQLVRGNLYGAAQFLAVHEYAHVQRWAEEIAKRPAVQRGTRVNRTWGDEASQVPERHSAADLG; encoded by the coding sequence ATGAGCAAGCCCCCCTACGTCCCGCCCGAGGTCTGGAGCAACGATGCAGCCTCTGGCGGTCAGTTCGCCAGCATCAATCGCCCGGTGGCCGGCGCGACCCACGACAAGGACCTGCCCGTGGGCAAGCATCCCTTGCAACTGTACTCCCTGGCCACTCCCAACGGCGTCAAGGTCACCATCGCCCTCGAAGAGCTGCTCGCCCTGGGCCATGCAGATGCCGAGTACGACGCCTGGCTGATCCGCATCGGCGAAGGCGACCAGTTCGGTGGCGGCTTCGTCCAGGTCAACCCCAACTCGAAGATCCCTGCCCTGCTCGACCGCAGCGTCGAGCCGCCGATCCGGGTGTTCGAGTCCGGCTCGATCCTGCTATACCTGGCCGAAAAGTTCGGCGCCCTGCTGCCCAAGGCACCGGCCGCGCGTACCGAGACCCTCAACTGGCTGTTCTGGCAGATGGGCGCGGCGCCTTACCTCGGGGGTGGCTTCGGCCATTTCTACGTCTATGCGCCGGAGAAAATCGAGTACGCCATCAATCGCTTCACCATGGAAGCCAAGCGCCAACTGGACGTACTCGACCGGCGCCTGGCTGAAAGCCGCTACCTCGGTGGCGACGAATACAGCATCGCCGATATCGCCGTGTGGCCCTGGTATGGCCAGCTGGTGCGCGGCAACCTGTATGGTGCTGCGCAGTTCCTCGCCGTGCATGAGTACGCCCATGTACAACGCTGGGCCGAGGAAATCGCCAAGCGCCCGGCGGTGCAACGCGGCACCCGGGTGAACCGTACCTGGGGCGACGAAGCGAGCCAGGTGCCTGAGCGCCATTCGGCAGCAGACCTGGGCTGA